The genomic stretch cattgtaaggtcattatgaagggatcttctaatggtcagtatgaacaggaggaatgattacagcaagaaacacagttttaatgttcatttgatgactgactgttggtttaatgaCTCACTGGAAAAAAGATTTGGTGACACTTGAGCCTAAAAGTTCAGTTCTGAGTCAAAGACGACTGTGTGGTTTCTCTCCTGTCGGCTCGGGGTAAGTCCTGGAGAATTTATTGTCGTGAGCAGTTTCTCTTTCTGAACCTCAgaacttaaaataaaagtaaaacttcAGCTTCGTGCTGGTTGAGCtgtaaaacatttcatcatcagAAGTTTCATTCTGGTTGGAACCAGATTattaaacagcagctgcagccttTAACTCATCAAATCTGTTgagtttattacatttaaatgaacaaactttactgttaaaacaaaactttacCTTCAACTTTCTTTAATATTcttaatatttgatttatttttcttccattATGGTTCTTTATTCAATATGTTTCAGTTTATAAGTCGACTTGTATTATTGACCAAACTGTATTtagtctgtttgtttgttttgtgtttaaattcttttgatcattattatttatttatttatttattacattgttTCATCCTCAAATCAAAAAAGTTTGAATAAATAACCGATCATTAATGATAAACCTCTAGTTATGAATGATGGAATTTATGaatcaacatgtttgtttgtttttagtcttCACAGGAATTTGTAAAAttcccccacctccccccccccccccccccccccccccccccacgctCCCCACCCCTCACCCCTCCCCACCCCTCCCACCACCAACAACCGCTGctcaaacaggaaacaggaagtggagaaaCATACATATATCAACACAGCGGAGATCAATCATTCACCTTCTGTCACAGGTAAGAAATCTTTTCTTTTACAGGAtgtttgtaaattgtaaattataTGTAAATATCTGAATATTCAGTGTTTGTATGTCGGTGTGACAGGATCAATACGTTTATTAGTTTCTGTTCTCTGATTATTGGAACTCTTTTGAATCtttagtttttgtgtgtttgattatttgattgtttttgctCCGGGTGTGAACATGTTTTCACGTGTTTCATCCTGTTTGTGTTGAAGTGTTTACTCTCGTATTTTGGACGTGATGAACAGATGTTTGTCTGCTGAAATGTGTTGTTGGTTTCAGAGACTTTAAATACTCCTTTGTGGTGAGAAGCAGGTCGTCTGTAGGGTTAAGGTCAGGTGAACCGAGCTGCTGGTTTGGAAACTGGGACTTTagtgggacacacacacacactgtggtcacatgaaaagtgaaatgaaagtaTGAATGAAACAATCAGACTGAAGCCTTTAAGTTTCTTAATTGGGTCTCAAGGTAGTTAATAATTACAGTTTATTCCAGTTGGTTCCCTGTTTGGTTCAATACTGAGTCCACATGTTGAACAGCTGCACACAGCtgctcattttacacacaaacacacaaacacaacaacacaacaacacacgtgtcaatcagacacactgagataaaaacacaacaacacgcAGCACATGACGATCTttattacatcactgttttattgtgtttatatgtagtttaatggttgatagtgtataaatgtgtatattgtgtttatatgtagtttaatggttgatagtgtataaatgtgtatatagtgtttatatgtagtttaatggttgatagtgtataaatgtgtatattgtgtttatatgtagtttaatagttgatagtgtataaatgtgtatatagtgtttatgtagtttaatggttgatagtgtataaatgtgtatattgtgtttatatgtagtttaatggttgatagtgtataaatgtgtatattgtgtttatatgtagtttaatggttgatagtgtataaatgtgtatattgtgtttatatgtagttttatggttgatagtgtataaatgtgtatattgtgtttatatgtagtttaatggttgatagtgtataaatgtgtatattgtgtttatatgtagtttaatggttgatagtgtataaatgtgtatatagtgtaaatacagtcagatgtgtagctCAAGGGATTTTAAAGGGTAAAAAAACCTTcaaattgaaaaatgtaatacCTTAAAAAGGGCTGCACTTTTTAATTGAAGGTGTAAATTAAGAAATGCTTTCCTGTTTAAGGGGTTTTAGCCCCGaaaaaaaactagaaatatGGAAATAATCTATTAAAAACCCCTCGATAtattataatcaattaatttatcCATCAATGAACCCCCCAGGTCCCttaaaatgaccaaataacaaataaagacATCTCTAAAAGATAGACatcccttcatttttttttaaaaaaagtgtaaattataggatgtttttcatgtcataaaatacaaaaaaatatatatttacatggaGAACGATCCTCACAAGTGCCTTCACAATGAAAATGTCCCCTTGATAAAGAAATGCCTCttcaataataatgatgataaggAAAAATAACAGCATAATAACAGTAAGTCCCAAGAATGGCTGACTGCTACATTTTTACCCCTCATAACCCTGAATTTACCCTcgtaaacacaacaaacacccACATTTTTTAAGGGGTACTTGACTTTCCCCTTAATTTACACATTAAGTGGAGATATTTGTCAAATCTATTAATAATGCGTTTATAGTGTTATTAAGCTTAAAGGCAGAATGAGCaggatttatttaaaaaaaaaaaggagtataGACTCGTACAAAAATATTCGCTCTCAGTCATCACATGTTACCCAGTAGacgtgtgtgtctgcctgtgttGTTCAGGACGTTTCTGGACGTCGACCTTTGGGTAGCTGCTCATTCTGCATTTAAGGGGACTTTTTGGTTTACGTCAGAGttctgaaacattttcagctgctaattaatgatttattaattaattattaatgatgATTTACTTATTCAGAGATGAGACAAATTAGGGGCAATTTGACAATTTGTATATTGAAATTAATTGATAACAAAAAAATTCACCACAAATTTTGGGTTAATTTAAGATTGTGCTACATTTAGGAGCTTTTAGTGGAATAATGAAACTGTCACTTTTTAATTCTtctctgtatattttatttattaatcattttatgaGCTTGTGTCTCTGATCTCTGGTGTTAATGTCTCTTCGTCTCTTCTCCCCTCGTCTCGCCTTACAGGAGGATCGTCTGTCAGCCTGTCAGTCACAGCTGAGGGCAGAGTTTGATCATGGGTAACATGTTGGGTCGGACATCGCAGCAGCGTCTGAGTGTCCAGATGAACGGACAGGAGATTCTGCAGGAGGACCGGCTGATGTCGGAGCTGTCGGGTCTGCCGGCGGTGGATCTGTGGCGGGTCCATTGGGGTCTGAGTCAGGACCACCTGCAGGACTTCCCGCCCGTCCCCCCTCGCTGGCTCTGGACCGCCGACACCGTCGGCACCACCAAGATCCTGCTGCAGTGTTACCAGCAGGAGGGGGCGCTGACAGTGCTGGCGGAGGTCCTGGCATTGATTGGAAGGGAGGGTCGGGTCTACAACCTCTGCAGGTCCCACTCCCCGGTTCCACCGAGACCTGGACCCAGTCCAAGACCCGGTCCAGACTTTGTCAGAATGCAACGCAGGAAGCTGATCAGCAGGATGCAGCGGCCCCAAGTCGTCCTGAACGTCCTGCAGCGGCACGGGTTCTTGAACACCTCACACAGTGACGCCATCAACATCTACGCCCTCCGCAAGCACAAGAACCGGGTTCTCGTGGACTTGGTCCTGAGGAATGGGGACAAAGCACAAGAAGTGTTCTACCAGgttctcagccaatcagaaccaTTCCTGCTGCAGGAGCTGGACCACGATCCAATCAGGGACAAGGTCTGTAGACCACATCACAGTTTCAGTGAGGTTTTAAGGGAGAGAACATCAGGGCTGAAGAACATGCAGTTAAAAGAACATTTAGTCTAAAGAACATCAGGTCTAAAGAACATCTGAGGTCATGACCCTGATGTGTGATGTCATGACCCTggtgtgtgatgtcatcactgtGTCATCCCTCTGCTGACCGGTCTTGTCCTGTCTTTATTTCCCAGCATGCCTCAGAGACGTCTGTCCTCACAGAGATGTTGGAGTGTCTGGTGTCAGACGAGCTCAGAGCTTTCCAGTGGTTGGTCAGTGATCACCTGTCAAGAGAAAGCTGCCCTCCCATTGGTGGAGAGCAGCTGGAGCACGCAAACAGGCCAACGACATGGAGACTTTTGGAGGAACACTTTGGACCCGAACAGGCGGAAAACGTCGCTCGGAACGTCCTGCTGAAGATTGTCCTTCCACACAGTatgctaacagtttccccccacttccagtctttgtgctaagctacgctaacagtttccccccacttccagtctttgtgctaagctacgctaacagtttccccccacttccagtctttgtgctaagctatgctaacagtttccccccacttccagtctttgtgctaagctacgctaacagtttccccccacttccagtctttgtgctaagctacaCTAACAGTTCCCCTCACTGGACTCAGAGATTAAACTGATCAATAGAAACAATTGATGTCAATAAGTAAAGGTGGAAGgtgatgtgatgatgtcactctgcTGCAGGTCTGCCTCTGAGAGGAGAAGCTGTGACATCAGAGAGCTCGTTTGTTAGCAGAGGGGAGACGGAAGCTAACACGACACCggtaacaacaacaaacacaacccGCACCTGTCTCTTTAATTACACTGCTGCTGGCTGATGATTGGTTAATGAGCACAGCTGTATAACTGGTCacttgtttggtttgtttaggTTGAGATTACACCTGAAGTCCACAAGGACGGCGACATGTTCAGGTACCAGTCCGTATCTCTGTCTCTGAACCACAACAGGGTTCTTCAAGCTCATTGAACATACTAAGCTAACGTTGGCTCTGTCAGCTGCTTCAGGCTGTTGTTGgttgatgttgttgttatgtGCAGGTTGCGGTGTCTGCAGCCTGGTGTCTTCCGCTGCCTTGAGACCGGTCTGCTGTTGGAGGGTTTTGGTGATGTGGTCTACCAGACGGTTCCCTGGGACGTGGACTTCTTGTCCTCTAAAGGTCTGAGGCCTGCCGGACCGCTGTTCAGGTTCACCCTGCTGACAGGAAGCTTCCACCGACTCCACCTGCCGCACTGCCAGCTGCTCTCAGGTCAGTACCAGCTCATCATCACCGCCATacaaccatcatcatcatcatcatcatcttcaaaTACAATACACAGAACATCACCAACATGGTGCAGTGACCAACACACCTCCACACAGCCGCCGTCCCAGAACAAAACGTATCAGGTGGAGATCCTGCTGTAATTAAACAATAGAAAgaagttgttgttgtgatttattCATGTTGATACTGATTCCCATGTCCCCAGGATTATTAGgatcttttaaatcatttagaTATAAATTGAAGATATTAGTCCaataatgatgtaattttgAACAACTGATAAAACTAAATACAAGATCTGCCTGTTGTAGTTTCCACCTATCACAGCTGTGATATATCAGGAAATGTTTTGGAGTAGCACGACTTTAAACTGTATCAGGTGATGTTTAGAGTTAATCTCAGTTAATCTTTTTTATACTTAATTGCCAAATTTCTTCTGATATTTAGACTCCTAACTCTTTTTgccatttgttttttaatgcagaCATAGAAGCGAACACAAAACATTATAACGTGTATAGAACTGAGTCAGTGTCTTGCTGGAGTCTCCGTATGGATTCAGAAACTTTTCTAAAATAGCAGCTGAGGCTTTTTCAAAATTCCACAGGTCAGGACCTCCTGCGTGTGGCTCATGCGACTGAGGACCGTGTGGACTTCCTCACACCTGGTAAGGTGACAGGCGGTCACGTGGTGGTCGACGTGTCCGGCTTCTCCTGCTTCGGTCTGGTGATGCCGGCGGCGTCCGGCGATGCAATCAGTGGCCTCGTGCTTCTGTTCTCTCGGCTGTCGGACGACGTGATGCTCAACTCCTCGCTGTACGTCCTGCTGCTGCCCAGGAACGTTGTCATCACGCAGGTACACAAGCCCCTCCCACTGCAGCTCAGGTAGATAGAGAAGTCGGTTTGTTTTCCTTTACAGTTAACAGACCGACTTCTTATCTGGAGATTATAGAGGAAGACCGACAAGTGTTTAGTGACTCAGTGTTTTACTCTTCAGACTCAGTGTTCTCTTGTTTCTGACTTCAGGTGATGAAGGAGTGGAAGAGACGGATCGGGGCGGAGTACGTGGAAGCTCTGCCTGAATGTGAGCTGATCCCAAATCAGACGTACGAACTGGACGGACAGCCCGTCACTGTCATCCAACCTgaggtcagctgatctgacacTTCCTGTTCTTGTTACTTCCTGTTCTCTCTTTAATGTCCTCTTCCAAAGCTGATATCCGTCAGTAACTACAGTGGTGATGAAAACTCTGGTTAACAACAACACTCTTATCACTCAGTCATTGTTTCCAGTTGCTGTGCAgatgtttcacagtttttatttggaaacagatcagaaaacaggaaaGCTTTTTACTCAAATATGATCAAATATAAAACAGGAGaactgaacactgaaataaTAGTGAAGTGAATTCCAGCTTTTCTTAGTGAAACAGATCATTTGGTTCAGCTCAGCAATAAGAGCCAGATGTTATTATCACATCTGGCTTTAATAATTCAGCCAAATTTAGCAATATTTAGACCTATGATTGATATGTGTGCACATAtatcaattaaatcaaattattcaGTGTAATTATACTCAACCTTATAATTTCCAGAATACCATGATTTTACATCATATTTGGTAGCTACAGTCCCTCAGACCTGTAGACCATCAGCCACCCTGCCTGCTCTAAACCTGATGCTATGATCTCTGTCGTCACACcttcaagttcaagtttcttTAATTAGCACACGGCTGGGCTGCTGGAATTAATGTCAGCACGGATGGAACAGCTGTAACAATACATCACATACATCACCGCTGCACACATAAAGGAAATAAGCGCCAAAGAAGAAACATAAAGCTCTGGTTGAGGCGTTCAGTCCTTCCTCCTTTATCTTCTGCCAAAGGGGAGACGTGGTCACTAGAACTGGTGGTCAAACTCGACCAATCAGCTCAGTTTTTTCATCACAATAAACATAAAGCCTGTTTCCTTTGTTTCAGAGCGCTAAGTTTGTGAACTTTAACGACTACAACAATTTCCTGCCATCGTTCGAGGTTCAGCTGGAGGCGGAGGTGAGGAGGGTGGAGCTGAAGCTCAGGACTAAAGTGTCTCTGATccatctgattggctggctgctGGGGTCCACTCAGTGTGCGGTGTGGAGTCGAGTTGTCCAGCTGAAAGGTCAGTTCATTAACTTGTTCATTAGCTGATTGGTATAAAGGCGCTACAATAAAACTTCTACGGTTAGAAATGGCGTTCCACAGGGATCAGATCTTGGACCACTTGATCACATCTTccaaaagtacaaaataaatcaatcaatctttatttatatagcgccgaatcacaacaaaagtcaactcagggcacttttcacatagagcaggtcaagaccgaactctttaatttacagagacccaacaattcccccatgagcagcacttggcgacagcggtaaggaaaaactcccctttaacgggtagaaacctcaagcagaacccggctcttggtgggcggccatctgctttgaccggttgggttgagagagagaaagaaagagggaaagggggaggggggacagaataacaacaatcataacaacaacaataacagcagcaacagcagcagccagggaaGGACGCCAACAGGACCGCGGAGGCTCATCCTGCAACCCAGgatttcctgtgagatgagaaagcacaaaaactccggagaagaagcaaagttagtgaaatgcattgatgttacatgaatgcatacggatggagaggaggaggagagaggagctcagtgcatcatgggaagtcccccagcagtctaggcctatagcagcataactaagggctgatccaaggcgagcctggtcggccctaactataagctttatcaaaaaggaaatgaTCTTCAATATGCTGACGACAcacagttatatatatatatatatatatatgtcgtCCTGTAACAGCTGGAGAAGATCTGGTCAGACTGAACGTCTTCCTACATCTGAATACAGACTGAGATGTGTCTGTTGGTTCAACCAGACATGAAACAGCTCTCAtggctgttttcagtcattcAAGACTTTGACAACGTTTTTAATTGCTCTTTAACATTTGTGCCTCATAGACTACagtgcaaaggttttaggcagTAAAAGTAAACTGAGGAACAttcatgaatagtttttatcGATCAGTTAACTTGATCCAAAGTtgaataaacagcagaaagtaaataaatatttggtgTGAGCAGCTTTGCTTTACTATATCAAGAAAGTTGACAAATCAGCCTTTTTTAACTGTGTGAGCTGCATGAATCTATGGACAATaatgtctgtcagtctgttggtcACCATTTTGatttagactgaaatatctcaacacaaCTGGATGGACTGATGTGAAATTAGTTTCACActttcatgttcccctcaggatgaattgtaataactttgatcctctgacttttcatctagtgccaccatctggtcaaaaatatctgcaaaactaatgatgtCTGGCGTCTCTGTGCTTGTTTGCTTGCTGCAGGTGTTTCCTCAGctgtctgtgctgcaggtgagttaaacacaaacacaccgacATCCTCTCACAGTAAACAGTCAGGAACATCGACAGTCGTCTTTTAATCACTTTAGCTTCATTATGTTCACAGTTCAGTCACAGTTTAACCCAAATGATCATGAAATATTGACCATGCCACATATGATATCAGTTAAAAACTGTGCTGACTAAATacctgattatttattttttggtaattttaaagaataaaatgagCAACAAAGACAATAATTTAATTGAAGCAGTGATCAGAAAGCAATACTTTTATTTGAAACTGAGATCATaaagtcataataataataataatgataatattaaatAACTAATAATAGTTTCTGTGGATCCAGTTGGTGTTTCAGACTCGTTGGAAGTGACGTTCCTGCTGCTCAACATGCTTAACTCTCTGCGTTCAGACGATCTAAAAGCCTTCAAGCATCTCCTGAGTCTGCAGTCCGATCCGATCCCGCTCAGCCGGCTGGAGGCGGCCGACATCGCCAGAACCGTGGACCTGATGGTCCAGAAGTACCACAACGAGGGCGCCAAGCAGGTCGCCCAGGACATCCTGAGGAGGATGGACCAAAACCAGCTGGCAGATCACCTGCACAACACCTGAACACCTGGGTGATGTCACAAAGGTCTCGACTCGTCTGTTTGAAGTTTCAGGTTCAGAACGGAAGAAGAATCAGTCACATGAGAGCTCAGGTGTCTCAGTGTTGTGCAGATTTcagccactagagggcagaaCAGGAAGTTATCGATCATATCACCTGTCGTTACATCATCAGGTCTTAACCAGAAAGTGATGAGCTGATAACTGTCACGGTGATGTTTAGAGGTGCAGGTTCAAGTGTTCATCAGAAATATCATCAGTTTAATATCTTCTATAtttctttaatg from Thunnus albacares chromosome 9, fThuAlb1.1, whole genome shotgun sequence encodes the following:
- the LOC122989385 gene encoding uncharacterized protein LOC122989385, which gives rise to MGNMLGRTSQQRLSVQMNGQEILQEDRLMSELSGLPAVDLWRVHWGLSQDHLQDFPPVPPRWLWTADTVGTTKILLQCYQQEGALTVLAEVLALIGREGRVYNLCRSHSPVPPRPGPSPRPGPDFVRMQRRKLISRMQRPQVVLNVLQRHGFLNTSHSDAINIYALRKHKNRVLVDLVLRNGDKAQEVFYQVLSQSEPFLLQELDHDPIRDKHASETSVLTEMLECLVSDELRAFQWLVSDHLSRESCPPIGGEQLEHANRPTTWRLLEEHFGPEQAENVARNVLLKIVLPHSLPLRGEAVTSESSFVSRGETEANTTPVEITPEVHKDGDMFRLRCLQPGVFRCLETGLLLEGFGDVVYQTVPWDVDFLSSKGLRPAGPLFRFTLLTGSFHRLHLPHCQLLSGQSGPPACGSCD
- the LOC122989390 gene encoding uncharacterized protein LOC122989390, which produces MPAASGDAISGLVLLFSRLSDDVMLNSSLYVLLLPRNVVITQVMKEWKRRIGAEYVEALPECELIPNQTYELDGQPVTVIQPESAKFVNFNDYNNFLPSFEVQLEAEVRRVELKLRTKVSLIHLIGWLLGSTQCAVWSRVVQLKGVSSAVCAAVGVSDSLEVTFLLLNMLNSLRSDDLKAFKHLLSLQSDPIPLSRLEAADIARTVDLMVQKYHNEGAKQVAQDILRRMDQNQLADHLHNT